One Amycolatopsis sp. NBC_00355 genomic window carries:
- a CDS encoding DedA family protein: protein MSWTDPAALGYPALFGGVLLGSIIPIVPTGAVVGAAAAVATTTDHLSLPLVIVLATLGAYVGDVITFGVPRLGSEAAFRWISRRQPAERLERARGQFARRGWQIVVIGRLVPAGRIPVLLAAAALSYPWRRLLPAALVACVLWAVAYSLLGIVSGGIFDSPLIATLLATVLVLLVTVLLNLIARWRRAKAEAKEKTGDRA, encoded by the coding sequence GTGAGCTGGACCGACCCGGCCGCCCTCGGGTACCCGGCGCTGTTCGGCGGCGTGCTGCTCGGCTCGATCATCCCGATCGTGCCCACCGGCGCGGTGGTCGGCGCCGCGGCCGCCGTCGCGACCACCACCGACCACCTCTCGCTGCCGCTGGTGATCGTCCTGGCCACGCTCGGCGCGTACGTCGGTGACGTCATCACGTTCGGCGTCCCGCGCCTGGGCAGCGAAGCCGCGTTCCGCTGGATCAGCCGCCGCCAGCCCGCCGAACGCCTCGAAAGGGCGCGCGGCCAGTTCGCCCGCCGCGGCTGGCAGATCGTCGTGATCGGCCGGCTCGTCCCGGCCGGCCGGATCCCGGTGCTGCTCGCGGCCGCCGCGCTGAGCTACCCGTGGCGGCGCCTGCTGCCCGCCGCGCTCGTCGCGTGCGTGCTCTGGGCGGTCGCCTACAGCTTGCTCGGCATCGTCAGCGGGGGCATCTTCGATTCACCGCTCATCGCGACGCTGCTGGCGACGGTGCTGGTCCTGCTGGTCACCGTGCTGCTGAACCTGATCGCCCGCTGGCGGCGTGCCAAAGCCGAGGCGAAAGAGAAGACGGGAGACCGAGCTTGA
- a CDS encoding MBL fold metallo-hydrolase, whose translation MSGFNLRFLGHSTVRLELGDRVVLTDPVLTARVGGLTRVVPPPPPGAYGGVDLVLLSHLHGDHLHVPSLKLVGRRTRIVVPRGAGSWLTRKGFTAVEEIAPGETLTDGGLTITATEAVHSGHRWGPRLTHGPQSPAVGHLIDGAGLRVYNAGDTDLFDAMVGFGPVDVALLPVWGWGPNLGPGHLNPARAAEAAGLLRARAVVPVHWGTLAVPGIRRTARMRRLLADPPREFAAHVAAARVATDVLFTEPGADVVLPASTDRA comes from the coding sequence GTGAGCGGCTTCAACCTGCGTTTCCTCGGCCATTCGACCGTCCGGCTCGAACTCGGTGACCGCGTCGTCCTCACCGATCCCGTGCTCACCGCCCGGGTCGGCGGGCTGACCCGGGTAGTCCCGCCGCCCCCGCCTGGCGCCTACGGCGGCGTCGATCTCGTGCTGCTGTCGCACCTGCACGGTGACCACCTGCACGTGCCGTCGCTGAAGCTCGTCGGCCGGCGGACCCGGATCGTCGTCCCGCGCGGAGCCGGGAGCTGGCTGACCAGGAAGGGCTTCACCGCCGTCGAGGAGATCGCGCCCGGCGAGACGCTCACCGACGGCGGGCTCACCATCACCGCGACCGAGGCCGTCCACTCCGGACACCGCTGGGGCCCGCGCCTCACCCACGGCCCGCAGAGCCCGGCCGTCGGCCACCTCATCGACGGCGCCGGGCTCCGGGTCTACAACGCCGGCGACACCGACCTCTTCGACGCCATGGTCGGCTTCGGCCCGGTCGACGTCGCGCTCCTGCCCGTCTGGGGCTGGGGCCCGAACCTCGGCCCCGGTCACCTGAACCCGGCCCGCGCCGCCGAGGCCGCCGGGCTATTGCGGGCCCGCGCGGTCGTGCCGGTGCACTGGGGCACGCTCGCCGTCCCCGGGATCCGGCGCACCGCGCGGATGCGGCGGCTGCTCGCCGATCCGCCGCGGGAGTTCGCGGCCCACGTGGCCGCCGCGAGGGTCGCCACCGACGTCCTGTTCACCGAGCCCGGCGCCGACGTCGTGCTCCCGGCCTCGACGGACCGCGCGTGA
- a CDS encoding terpene synthase family protein: MPYPARLNPHLEGAREHSKAWAYAMDMIDVPQHGTVIWNEHDLDSHDYALLCAYTHPDAGAEELDLITDWYVWVFYFDDHFLELYKRTGDIDSARGYLDRLNLFMPAEGAITDTPENPVERGLTDLWNRTIPHRSAGWRRRFIESTKALLEESLWELANINEGRLSNPIEYIEMRRKVGGAPWSANLVEHSVHAEVPDVIAASRPMEVLRDCFADGVHLRNDLFSYQREVEDEGELSNGVLVFEKFLGLTTQQAADAVNDLITSRLHQFEHTALTEVPGLFDEHAVDPAARLATFAYVKGLQDWQSGGHEWHLRSSRYMNEGALETRGGPELGTATGLGTSAARIFSSVLATAPQRLRSYSSTPFRAVEIERPPVELPFPLRLSPHLDACRVRNVDWARRMGFLDGVVWDERKLRATDLPLCAAGIHPDAAADQLDVTSDWLTWGTFADDYYPIVFGATRDLAGAKACNARLSLFMPVDGEPTPAPTNALELGLADVWPRTTAGMSPENRRTVRKAVDSMTSSWLWELVNQAQNRIPDPIDYVEMRRRTFGSDLTMSLSRFSHGRAVPPELYRTRPVQAIEHAATDFACLVNDVFSYRKEIQYEGELHNAVLVVQNFLDCSEERAFGVVEDLMKARLAEFKHAAAIELPALFRDYGIDPDVQEMLLEYVEEFRDWMAGIVNWHENVGRYTEKELNYHPMAASASLFGPTGIGTSSLRISSLLPSGR; encoded by the coding sequence ATGCCCTACCCGGCGCGGCTGAACCCGCACCTCGAGGGCGCCCGCGAACACAGCAAGGCCTGGGCGTACGCGATGGACATGATCGACGTCCCGCAGCACGGCACGGTGATCTGGAACGAGCACGACCTCGACTCCCACGACTACGCGCTGCTCTGCGCCTACACCCACCCGGACGCCGGCGCCGAAGAGCTCGACCTGATCACCGACTGGTACGTCTGGGTCTTCTACTTCGACGACCACTTCCTCGAGCTGTACAAGCGCACCGGCGACATCGACAGCGCGCGCGGCTACCTCGACCGGCTGAACCTGTTCATGCCCGCCGAAGGCGCGATCACCGACACCCCGGAGAACCCGGTCGAGCGCGGCCTCACCGACCTCTGGAACCGGACGATCCCGCACCGCTCCGCAGGCTGGCGGCGGCGCTTCATCGAGAGCACGAAAGCGCTGCTCGAAGAGTCGCTGTGGGAACTGGCCAACATCAACGAAGGCCGGCTCTCCAACCCGATCGAGTACATCGAGATGCGCCGGAAGGTCGGCGGCGCGCCGTGGTCGGCCAACCTCGTCGAGCACTCGGTACACGCCGAGGTGCCGGACGTGATCGCCGCGTCCCGGCCGATGGAGGTGCTGCGCGACTGCTTCGCCGACGGCGTCCACCTGCGCAACGACCTGTTCTCCTACCAGCGCGAGGTCGAGGACGAAGGCGAGCTGTCCAACGGCGTCCTCGTGTTCGAGAAGTTCCTCGGGCTGACGACGCAGCAGGCGGCCGACGCCGTCAACGACCTGATCACCTCGCGGCTGCACCAGTTCGAGCACACCGCGCTGACCGAGGTCCCGGGGCTGTTCGACGAGCACGCCGTCGACCCGGCGGCGCGGCTGGCGACGTTCGCCTACGTCAAGGGCCTGCAGGACTGGCAGTCCGGCGGGCACGAGTGGCACCTGCGCTCGAGCCGCTACATGAACGAAGGCGCGCTGGAAACGCGTGGCGGACCGGAACTGGGCACCGCCACCGGGCTGGGGACGTCGGCCGCGCGCATCTTCTCGTCCGTGCTCGCGACCGCGCCGCAACGGCTGCGGTCGTACTCGAGCACGCCGTTCCGCGCGGTCGAGATCGAGCGGCCGCCGGTCGAGCTGCCGTTCCCGCTGCGGCTGAGCCCGCACCTGGACGCGTGCCGCGTCCGCAACGTCGACTGGGCGCGGCGGATGGGCTTCCTCGACGGCGTGGTGTGGGACGAGCGGAAGCTGCGCGCCACCGACCTCCCGCTGTGCGCGGCGGGCATCCACCCGGACGCCGCCGCCGACCAGCTCGACGTCACCAGCGACTGGCTGACCTGGGGCACGTTCGCCGACGACTATTACCCGATCGTGTTCGGCGCGACCCGCGACCTCGCCGGCGCGAAGGCGTGCAACGCGCGGCTGTCGCTGTTCATGCCGGTGGACGGCGAACCCACGCCGGCACCGACGAACGCGCTGGAGCTCGGGCTGGCCGACGTCTGGCCGCGCACCACCGCCGGGATGTCGCCGGAAAACCGCCGCACGGTGCGGAAAGCCGTCGACTCGATGACGTCGAGCTGGCTGTGGGAGCTGGTGAACCAGGCGCAGAACCGCATCCCGGACCCGATCGACTACGTCGAAATGCGGCGCCGGACGTTCGGCTCGGACCTCACGATGAGCCTCTCGCGCTTCTCGCACGGCCGCGCGGTGCCGCCGGAGCTGTACCGCACGCGCCCGGTCCAGGCGATCGAGCACGCGGCGACCGACTTCGCGTGCCTGGTCAACGACGTCTTCTCCTACCGCAAGGAGATCCAGTACGAGGGCGAGCTGCACAACGCGGTGCTGGTCGTGCAGAACTTCCTGGACTGCTCCGAGGAGCGCGCGTTCGGCGTCGTCGAGGACCTGATGAAGGCCCGGCTGGCCGAGTTCAAGCACGCGGCGGCGATCGAGCTGCCGGCGTTGTTCCGCGACTACGGCATCGACCCGGACGTCCAGGAGATGCTGCTGGAGTACGTCGAGGAGTTCCGCGACTGGATGGCGGGCATCGTCAACTGGCACGAGAACGTGGGCCGCTACACGGAGAAGGAGCTGAACTACCACCCGATGGCGGCGTCGGCGTCCCTGTTCGGCCCGACGGGCATCGGCACATCGTCGCTGCGCATCTCGTCCCTGCTCCCCAGCGGGCGGTGA
- a CDS encoding GNAT family N-acetyltransferase produces the protein MTKVIDNPAESRYEVWSDEKLAGFAAYDHRGELTVFTHTEIDDAFAGQGLGKVLAAGALDDVVAKGGTIVPVCPFIAGYLRKHPDYEAHVRWPSGS, from the coding sequence ATGACCAAGGTGATCGACAACCCCGCGGAGAGCCGTTACGAGGTCTGGTCGGACGAGAAGCTGGCCGGCTTCGCGGCGTATGACCATCGGGGTGAGCTGACCGTCTTCACCCACACGGAGATCGACGACGCCTTCGCCGGGCAGGGCCTGGGCAAGGTGCTGGCGGCGGGCGCGCTCGACGACGTCGTCGCGAAGGGCGGGACGATCGTGCCGGTCTGCCCGTTCATCGCCGGGTACCTCCGGAAGCACCCGGACTACGAGGCGCACGTCCGTTGGCCGTCCGGGTCTTGA
- a CDS encoding S1 family peptidase, with protein sequence MTPRKTALKTFAVLSAAALTSGVCASAATASPLAFSEMQANAVSNATQVADSLGATSGGIYLENGKAVVNVTDDASVQKVQAAGLTAKKVAHTFAALTGVKNSLDAVKNVPQTAWGIDTKTNQVVVKIYDSASKESADKVAAAAAQYGDSVRIEHRTGKLELHIADGDAIQNDQGRCSLGFNVTRGGEPFLLTAGHCTNLGGTWAGGDVSGATVVESDCPDADSGLLTRPNGTGPSEINTGQAITSAAAPTVGEQMEKQGSTTGGGSGEVTSVDESVNFDVGVLNHEFGTTAHTDHGDSGGPAYDGSKGLGTLSGGDTVTSYFYPLTLELQNYGLELA encoded by the coding sequence ATGACTCCCCGGAAGACCGCTCTCAAGACCTTCGCCGTGTTGTCGGCCGCAGCGCTGACGTCCGGCGTGTGCGCGTCGGCGGCCACTGCGTCCCCACTGGCCTTCTCCGAGATGCAGGCCAACGCCGTCAGCAACGCCACCCAGGTGGCGGACTCGCTCGGTGCCACCTCCGGTGGCATCTACCTGGAGAACGGCAAGGCGGTCGTCAACGTCACCGACGACGCGTCCGTGCAGAAGGTGCAGGCCGCCGGCCTGACCGCGAAGAAGGTCGCGCACACCTTCGCCGCGCTGACCGGCGTCAAGAACTCGCTGGACGCCGTGAAGAACGTCCCGCAGACCGCGTGGGGCATCGACACCAAGACCAACCAGGTCGTCGTGAAGATCTACGACTCGGCCAGCAAGGAGAGCGCCGACAAGGTCGCCGCGGCCGCCGCGCAGTACGGCGACAGCGTCCGGATCGAGCACCGCACCGGCAAGCTCGAACTGCACATCGCCGACGGTGACGCGATCCAGAACGACCAGGGCCGCTGCTCGCTCGGCTTCAACGTGACGCGCGGCGGGGAGCCCTTCCTGCTCACCGCGGGCCACTGCACCAACCTCGGCGGCACCTGGGCCGGCGGTGACGTCTCCGGCGCCACGGTCGTCGAGAGCGACTGCCCCGACGCCGACTCCGGCCTGCTGACCCGCCCGAACGGCACCGGCCCGAGCGAGATCAACACCGGTCAGGCGATCACCAGTGCCGCGGCGCCGACGGTCGGCGAGCAGATGGAGAAGCAGGGTTCGACCACCGGTGGCGGCAGCGGCGAGGTCACCTCGGTCGACGAGTCGGTCAACTTCGACGTCGGCGTCCTGAACCACGAGTTCGGCACCACCGCGCACACCGACCACGGTGACTCGGGCGGCCCGGCGTACGACGGCTCGAAGGGCCTCGGCACGCTGTCCGGCGGCGACACCGTGACCAGCTACTTCTACCCGCTCACCCTGGAGCTCCAGAACTACGGCCTCGAGCTCGCCTGA
- a CDS encoding SAM-dependent methyltransferase, whose product MAHTHEQPMTVENMLKQEFWEALYQRDEHRIWSGNVNRNLESEVTGLKPGHALDLGSGEGGDAIWLAQQGWTVDGADISTLALSRAEAAGKERGVDVRWLHRDILTWRPEETYDLISAQYMHLPPDLRKNVFTAAAAAIRPGGSLLIVGHSPKAMREFDGEAPPQELFFEPEEITNYLGDAREWVVETCETRGEGHHTDAVYRAKRR is encoded by the coding sequence ATGGCCCACACCCACGAACAGCCGATGACCGTCGAGAACATGCTCAAGCAGGAGTTCTGGGAAGCGCTCTACCAGCGTGACGAGCACCGGATCTGGAGCGGGAACGTGAACCGCAACCTGGAGAGCGAGGTGACCGGGCTGAAACCCGGGCACGCCCTCGACCTCGGCAGCGGTGAAGGCGGTGACGCGATCTGGCTGGCCCAGCAGGGCTGGACCGTCGACGGCGCCGACATCTCGACCCTCGCGCTGTCCCGCGCCGAAGCCGCGGGCAAGGAACGCGGCGTGGACGTCCGGTGGCTGCACCGCGACATCCTCACCTGGCGGCCCGAGGAGACCTACGACCTGATCTCGGCGCAGTACATGCACCTGCCGCCGGACCTGCGCAAGAACGTGTTCACCGCGGCCGCCGCGGCGATCCGGCCCGGCGGCTCGCTGCTGATCGTCGGGCACTCGCCGAAGGCGATGCGGGAGTTCGACGGCGAGGCGCCGCCGCAGGAGCTGTTCTTCGAGCCGGAGGAGATCACGAACTACCTGGGTGACGCCCGGGAGTGGGTCGTCGAGACGTGCGAGACGCGCGGCGAGGGCCACCACACCGACGCCGTCTACCGCGCGAAGCGCCGCTGA
- a CDS encoding discoidin domain-containing protein: MTRRASVLVATLFLALAGALAGGTPANAETTQPTFLTFYGWWDNTPPGGDIAYPQIHDTAGGKGSYTDPITFATSTSELKAGTKVWVPRVKKYFIMEDGCDECSDDWNGQGPNGGPNLRHIDLWLGGQGGSAFDAIDCEDALTHYNADNTPVLEPVVVDPPSTEPYDATPIFNTSTGACYGGAQPNTTVGQYRNNSTSTCLEAPSSGTTLKVAACTGSDAQRFTFHGAFLVHNDKCAGISGSSIVLQTCTGGPAQQWSINPDGTISDIQTSKKCFRASGTALTAGSCSGDQARWTFTAAAGLGVTPSSVSVAPGGTTTATVTSTDAVTLSASGAPAGVTVSFSLTSVPAGGTSTATVTAAANAAPGTATITITGGTKTAPLGVTVTGGGGTETLLSQGRTATASSTESTSYPASAAFDGNLTGTRWASKETAAEWLRVDLGATKTVSHVKLTWEAAYGKAYSIQTSPDGTTWTTIYSTTTGNGATDDLTGLAGTGRYVRMNGVTRGTAYGYSLYEMQVYGTA, encoded by the coding sequence ATGACCCGGCGCGCTTCGGTGCTCGTCGCAACCCTTTTCCTCGCCCTGGCCGGCGCTCTCGCCGGTGGCACGCCGGCGAACGCGGAGACCACGCAGCCCACCTTCCTCACCTTCTACGGCTGGTGGGACAACACCCCGCCCGGCGGCGACATCGCCTACCCGCAGATCCACGACACCGCCGGCGGCAAGGGCAGTTACACCGACCCGATCACGTTCGCCACCAGCACGTCCGAGCTCAAGGCCGGCACCAAGGTCTGGGTGCCCCGGGTAAAGAAGTACTTCATCATGGAGGACGGCTGCGACGAGTGTTCCGACGACTGGAACGGCCAGGGCCCCAACGGCGGCCCGAACCTGCGCCACATCGACCTCTGGCTCGGCGGCCAGGGCGGCAGCGCCTTCGACGCGATCGACTGCGAAGACGCGCTGACGCACTACAACGCCGACAACACACCGGTCCTGGAACCGGTGGTCGTCGACCCGCCGTCGACCGAGCCGTACGACGCGACGCCGATCTTCAACACCAGCACCGGCGCGTGTTACGGCGGCGCGCAGCCGAACACCACGGTCGGCCAGTACCGCAACAACTCCACCAGCACGTGCCTCGAGGCGCCGAGCAGCGGGACCACGCTGAAGGTCGCCGCTTGCACCGGAAGCGACGCCCAGCGCTTCACCTTCCACGGCGCGTTCCTCGTGCACAACGACAAGTGCGCGGGCATCTCCGGCAGCTCGATCGTGCTGCAGACCTGCACCGGCGGCCCGGCGCAGCAGTGGTCGATCAACCCGGACGGCACCATTTCCGACATCCAGACGAGCAAGAAGTGCTTCCGCGCTTCGGGCACGGCACTCACCGCGGGCAGCTGCTCCGGTGACCAGGCCCGCTGGACGTTCACCGCGGCCGCCGGCCTCGGCGTGACGCCGTCGTCCGTTTCGGTCGCGCCGGGTGGTACGACGACAGCAACCGTCACCTCCACGGACGCGGTCACGCTGTCCGCGAGCGGCGCTCCCGCGGGCGTCACCGTGTCGTTCTCCCTGACGTCGGTGCCGGCGGGCGGCACCTCGACCGCCACGGTCACCGCCGCCGCGAACGCCGCCCCCGGCACGGCGACGATCACCATCACGGGCGGGACGAAGACCGCTCCGCTGGGCGTGACCGTCACAGGTGGCGGCGGCACCGAGACACTGCTGTCGCAGGGCAGGACTGCGACGGCGTCGTCGACCGAATCGACGTCCTACCCGGCGAGCGCGGCCTTCGACGGCAACCTGACCGGCACCCGCTGGGCCAGCAAGGAGACCGCGGCGGAGTGGCTGCGCGTCGACCTCGGCGCGACCAAGACCGTCTCGCACGTCAAGCTGACCTGGGAGGCCGCGTACGGGAAGGCGTACAGCATCCAGACCTCGCCGGACGGCACGACCTGGACGACGATCTACAGCACGACCACCGGCAACGGCGCCACGGACGACCTGACCGGGCTCGCCGGCACCGGCCGGTACGTACGGATGAACGGCGTCACGCGCGGCACGGCGTACGGTTACTCGCTGTACGAAATGCAGGTGTACGGCACCGCCTGA
- a CDS encoding cytochrome P450 gives MTAASDTPALPTTRPAGCPYDPPENYAVLREEAPTSQVRCPAGMDAWLVTRYSDVRAVLADRTMSSRGASSVHVNAGADLDEEVAPGSIIQLDGKDHSRLRKMVLAEFTVRRIEAMRTYVQGLVESHLDAMLAKPGEADLVRDFALPIPSLVICELLGVPYADRERFQRQSSTLVSTDTTREQGQQAYEELSGFLTALFVDKQQNPRDDLFSRLIARGRETGDALTMEELVMLGLSLLVAGHETTANMIALSTLVLLDHPQQREVVLAAPERAVEELLRYLSVVQFGVLRYATEDVQVGARAVKAGEWLVAALNSANRDEELFPAADKLDFHRESPRTHVAFGFGAHQCIGQQLARVELQEALTRLFRRVPDLRLAVPRESLAYKHNALVYGVRELPVAWGGTVTQP, from the coding sequence GTGACGGCAGCATCCGACACCCCGGCCCTCCCGACGACGCGACCGGCCGGATGCCCGTACGACCCACCCGAGAACTACGCGGTGTTGCGCGAAGAAGCGCCGACGTCGCAGGTCCGCTGCCCGGCGGGCATGGACGCCTGGCTGGTCACGCGCTACAGCGACGTGCGCGCGGTGCTGGCCGACCGCACGATGAGCTCGCGCGGCGCGTCTTCGGTGCACGTGAACGCGGGCGCCGACCTCGACGAAGAGGTCGCCCCGGGCTCGATCATCCAGCTCGACGGCAAGGACCATTCGCGGCTGCGCAAGATGGTGCTCGCGGAGTTCACCGTGCGGCGGATCGAAGCGATGCGGACCTACGTCCAGGGGCTGGTCGAGAGCCACCTCGACGCGATGCTCGCGAAGCCCGGCGAGGCCGATCTGGTGCGGGACTTCGCCTTGCCGATCCCGTCGCTGGTGATCTGCGAGCTGCTCGGCGTCCCGTACGCCGACCGCGAGCGGTTCCAGCGCCAGAGCTCGACGCTCGTCAGCACCGACACCACCCGTGAACAGGGACAGCAGGCCTACGAAGAGCTTTCCGGGTTCCTGACCGCACTCTTCGTCGACAAGCAGCAGAACCCGCGGGACGACCTGTTCAGCCGGCTGATCGCCCGCGGTCGCGAGACGGGTGACGCGCTCACCATGGAAGAGCTGGTGATGCTCGGGCTCAGCCTGCTGGTGGCCGGGCACGAGACGACCGCCAACATGATCGCGCTCAGCACCCTGGTGCTGCTGGATCACCCGCAGCAGCGCGAAGTCGTGCTGGCGGCGCCGGAACGCGCCGTCGAGGAGCTGCTGCGGTACCTGTCGGTCGTGCAGTTCGGGGTGTTGCGCTACGCCACCGAAGACGTCCAGGTCGGGGCTCGCGCGGTGAAGGCGGGGGAGTGGCTGGTCGCCGCGCTGAACTCGGCCAACCGCGACGAGGAGCTGTTCCCGGCGGCCGACAAGCTCGACTTCCACCGCGAGTCGCCGCGCACGCACGTCGCCTTCGGGTTCGGCGCGCACCAGTGCATCGGCCAGCAGCTGGCGCGCGTCGAACTGCAGGAGGCGCTGACGCGGTTGTTCCGCCGGGTGCCGGACCTGCGCCTCGCGGTGCCACGGGAGTCGTTGGCGTACAAGCACAACGCTCTCGTCTACGGCGTCCGCGAGCTGCCGGTGGCCTGGGGCGGAACAGTCACGCAACCCTAG
- a CDS encoding SDR family NAD(P)-dependent oxidoreductase: MTGKVWFVTGSSRGLGREIVDAALERGDSVVATARDPRSLGDLPADRALAVALDVTDEAAADRAIAAAVERFGRIDVVVNNAGYADFGSIEDTPAAQFRAQIETNLMGVVTVTRAAIPVLREQGHGHIIQISTVGGRIAPGVGLAAYSAAKHGVEGFSGVLANEMKPFGVKVTIVEPGGFRTDWAGSSMSFVEPSEAYQPVLNPMIEHIRGPEQLATGDPAKAGRVITELADLAEPPLRLPLGSDAVMLIRATDEAKIAEIDAWAETSRRTDADDAAQRDFSSLTRN; this comes from the coding sequence ATGACCGGCAAAGTCTGGTTCGTCACCGGCTCGTCGCGCGGCCTCGGCCGGGAGATCGTCGACGCCGCCCTGGAGCGGGGCGACTCCGTCGTGGCCACCGCCCGCGACCCGCGCAGCCTCGGCGACCTGCCGGCGGACCGCGCGCTCGCCGTCGCGCTCGACGTCACCGACGAGGCCGCCGCCGACCGCGCCATCGCGGCGGCCGTCGAGCGGTTCGGCCGCATCGACGTCGTCGTCAACAACGCCGGCTACGCCGACTTCGGGTCCATCGAGGACACTCCGGCGGCGCAGTTCCGCGCCCAGATCGAGACGAACCTGATGGGCGTGGTGACGGTGACCCGCGCGGCGATCCCGGTGCTGCGCGAGCAGGGTCACGGGCACATCATCCAGATCTCCACCGTCGGCGGCCGGATCGCGCCGGGCGTCGGCCTGGCCGCGTACTCGGCGGCGAAGCACGGCGTCGAAGGCTTTTCCGGGGTACTGGCCAACGAGATGAAGCCGTTCGGGGTCAAGGTGACCATCGTCGAGCCGGGCGGGTTCCGCACCGACTGGGCCGGCTCGTCGATGTCGTTCGTCGAGCCGAGCGAGGCCTACCAGCCCGTGCTGAACCCGATGATCGAGCACATCCGCGGCCCGGAGCAGCTCGCCACCGGCGACCCCGCGAAGGCCGGCCGCGTGATCACCGAGCTCGCCGACCTGGCCGAGCCGCCGCTGCGGCTGCCGCTGGGGTCCGACGCGGTCATGCTGATCCGCGCCACCGACGAGGCCAAGATCGCCGAGATCGACGCGTGGGCCGAGACGTCCCGCCGCACCGACGCCGACGACGCCGCGCAGCGGGACTTCAGCAGCCTCACCCGAAACTGA
- a CDS encoding SCO6745 family protein → MTLPRRLWAAVEPLHAVVYFAPETAAAAKAAGLRGYWMGYFAGRLAPLGPIGPAAATSVLFGFAPGMVSRALPDAWSFASPADVLRTRIEAVEEALGRAVPDAAELASLLERAVDACRFDGRPLAAAWSAVPRPSGVLGRLWLAATILREHRGDGHVLSAVHAGLSGLETTLTHIGDDVLTRGDVQPHRGWSDEDWTAAVDRLRDRGVLDASGRLTSAGGSLRRGIEEDTDRLASAPVEALGDEGLARVLELAVPLSRAVIDAGLVPVPNPMGVPRP, encoded by the coding sequence ATGACCTTGCCCCGCCGGCTCTGGGCCGCGGTCGAGCCGCTGCACGCCGTGGTGTACTTCGCGCCCGAGACCGCGGCCGCGGCGAAGGCGGCCGGCCTGCGCGGTTACTGGATGGGCTACTTCGCCGGCCGTCTCGCGCCGCTGGGCCCGATCGGTCCCGCGGCGGCGACGTCGGTGTTGTTCGGCTTCGCGCCGGGGATGGTCTCGCGGGCCCTGCCGGACGCGTGGTCGTTCGCCTCTCCGGCGGATGTCCTCCGGACGCGCATCGAGGCGGTCGAGGAGGCCTTGGGCCGGGCGGTGCCCGACGCCGCGGAGCTGGCTTCGTTGCTGGAGCGGGCGGTGGACGCGTGCCGCTTCGACGGGCGTCCGCTGGCGGCGGCGTGGTCGGCGGTGCCCCGCCCCTCCGGCGTGCTCGGCCGGCTCTGGCTGGCGGCGACGATCCTGCGCGAGCACCGCGGCGACGGCCACGTGCTGTCGGCCGTCCACGCGGGCCTGTCCGGCCTGGAGACCACGCTGACCCACATCGGCGACGACGTGCTCACCCGCGGCGACGTCCAGCCGCACCGCGGCTGGTCCGATGAGGACTGGACCGCGGCGGTCGATCGCTTGCGGGACCGGGGCGTGCTCGACGCGTCGGGTCGGTTGACCTCGGCCGGTGGTTCGCTGCGCCGCGGCATCGAAGAGGACACGGACCGCCTGGCGTCGGCCCCGGTCGAGGCACTCGGCGACGAGGGACTGGCCCGGGTCCTGGAGCTGGCGGTCCCGCTGAGCCGCGCGGTGATCGACGCGGGCCTGGTCCCGGTCCCGAACCCGATGGGCGTCCCGCGGCCGTGA
- a CDS encoding SDR family NAD(P)-dependent oxidoreductase: MTLLAGKNAIVYGGGGRIGSAVAGAFAAEGARVFLAGRGLSRLDAVAERIRAAGGSAETASVDALDERAVEEHADAVAMQGGIDVSFNLVNHGDVQGTPLIDMTLSDYEQPVVTAVRTNFLTARAAARHMVEQRSGVLLFFGGAGDPVREFSVGGLQVAFHALEAMRRQLAAELGPHGVRAVTLRTGGIPETLPADFAARQVVEDSITGRTMLGRAATLADVGAVAAFVASDRARSMTASTVNVSCGALVD, from the coding sequence ATGACGTTGCTCGCTGGGAAGAACGCCATCGTCTACGGCGGGGGCGGGCGGATCGGCAGCGCCGTGGCCGGTGCGTTCGCCGCAGAAGGCGCGCGCGTTTTCCTCGCCGGCCGCGGCTTGTCCCGGCTCGACGCCGTCGCCGAGCGGATCCGGGCGGCCGGTGGGTCGGCCGAAACCGCGTCGGTCGACGCGCTGGACGAGCGGGCCGTCGAAGAGCACGCCGACGCCGTCGCCATGCAGGGCGGGATCGACGTCTCCTTCAACCTCGTCAACCATGGTGACGTGCAGGGGACGCCGCTGATCGACATGACCCTTTCCGACTACGAGCAGCCGGTCGTGACCGCCGTGCGGACGAACTTCCTGACCGCGCGGGCCGCGGCGCGGCACATGGTCGAGCAGCGCTCCGGCGTGCTGCTGTTCTTCGGCGGCGCGGGGGATCCCGTGCGCGAGTTCTCCGTCGGTGGGCTGCAGGTGGCGTTCCACGCCCTCGAGGCCATGCGCCGCCAGCTCGCCGCCGAACTGGGCCCGCACGGCGTGCGCGCGGTGACGCTCCGGACCGGCGGCATCCCGGAGACGCTCCCCGCGGACTTCGCCGCCCGCCAGGTGGTCGAGGACAGCATCACCGGCCGGACGATGCTGGGCCGCGCGGCCACCCTGGCCGACGTCGGCGCGGTGGCGGCGTTCGTGGCGTCGGACCGGGCGCGGTCGATGACGGCCTCGACGGTCAACGTCAGCTGCGGCGCCTTGGTCGACTAG